Proteins from one Halovivax limisalsi genomic window:
- a CDS encoding HTTM domain-containing protein produces MASLPSTSTTRERVATAVDTSSAAIARRFEIDPRALAAFRIGLGTLLLVDLALRSRSLVAFYTDYGVLPREVLFADYSDVYSLHALSGEPWAIALLFAIAAAFAVAMTVGYRTRIATLGSWLLLYSLHVRNPMVLNGGDSLFRMLVLWAIFLPLGARWSVDAVRSTSERADTGDAVASVATMALLLQIVLMYATNAVHKAEGDLWMEGEAVLYIMQVDQFTVYLGNHIGEFHGLLRVVTVAWLGLLVAAPLLLVCTGWRRSLLATAYVGMHLGMAATMRIDIFPIVVIVGFIPFYGPTVWDRVERLATERGLTRRGSRLAAGLDRHRPAGPTIAIDDVASRRAVRRTIRESAGRGRTLFATVLPWFLLVLVVLSNAQAVDYAEVPDPAEEVLDTARLEQSWSMFAPNPIRTTSWHAAPGELADGTEIDVMYERSVTFDRPPDIDATYPSARWRKYLSNVRSGDNTNHRSYFANYLCDSWNRSHETDVERVTVERLSERTDPDGTVVATGEYTLIEYDCAGPFVQ; encoded by the coding sequence ATGGCCAGCCTGCCCTCCACCAGCACGACGCGGGAGCGCGTCGCAACTGCAGTCGATACCAGTAGCGCGGCGATTGCGCGCCGGTTCGAGATCGACCCGCGGGCGCTCGCGGCGTTTCGCATCGGCCTCGGAACGCTGTTGCTCGTCGACCTCGCCCTCCGCTCGCGGTCGCTGGTCGCGTTCTACACCGATTACGGCGTGTTGCCGCGGGAGGTCCTCTTCGCCGATTACTCGGACGTCTACTCCCTGCACGCGCTCTCGGGCGAACCGTGGGCGATCGCGCTACTCTTCGCCATCGCCGCGGCGTTCGCCGTCGCGATGACCGTGGGATACCGCACGCGCATCGCGACGCTCGGCTCCTGGCTCTTGCTTTACTCGCTCCACGTGCGCAACCCGATGGTCCTCAACGGGGGTGATTCGCTGTTTCGAATGCTGGTCCTCTGGGCGATCTTCCTCCCGCTCGGCGCTCGCTGGTCGGTCGACGCCGTGCGCTCGACGAGCGAGCGAGCCGACACCGGTGACGCGGTTGCGAGCGTCGCGACGATGGCGCTGTTGTTGCAGATCGTCCTGATGTACGCGACGAACGCGGTCCACAAGGCCGAGGGCGACCTGTGGATGGAGGGCGAGGCGGTGCTCTACATCATGCAGGTCGACCAGTTCACGGTCTACCTGGGCAACCACATCGGCGAGTTCCACGGCCTCCTTCGGGTCGTCACCGTCGCCTGGCTCGGCCTGCTCGTCGCGGCGCCGCTGTTGCTCGTCTGTACGGGCTGGCGACGCTCGCTGCTGGCCACGGCGTACGTCGGGATGCACCTCGGCATGGCGGCGACGATGCGGATCGACATCTTCCCGATCGTCGTCATCGTCGGCTTCATCCCGTTCTACGGACCGACAGTCTGGGACCGCGTCGAGCGGCTGGCGACCGAACGCGGCCTGACGCGACGGGGGAGCCGCCTGGCCGCGGGGCTGGATCGTCACCGCCCCGCCGGTCCGACGATCGCGATCGACGACGTCGCGTCGCGACGCGCCGTCCGGCGAACCATCCGCGAGAGTGCCGGGCGCGGTCGGACGCTGTTCGCGACGGTCCTTCCCTGGTTCCTCCTCGTGCTGGTCGTGCTCTCGAACGCGCAGGCGGTGGACTACGCCGAGGTGCCCGATCCAGCGGAGGAGGTGCTCGACACCGCGAGGCTGGAGCAGTCCTGGTCGATGTTCGCGCCGAATCCGATTCGGACCACCAGCTGGCACGCCGCACCCGGCGAACTCGCCGACGGAACCGAGATCGACGTCATGTACGAGCGGTCGGTGACGTTCGACCGGCCGCCGGACATCGACGCGACCTATCCGTCCGCCCGGTGGCGAAAGTACCTCTCGAACGTCCGATCGGGCGACAACACGAACCATCGGTCCTACTTCGCGAACTACCTCTGTGATTCGTGGAACCGGTCCCACGAGACGGACGTCGAGCGCGTCACCGTCGAGCGCCTGTCCGAACGAACCGATCCGGACGGGACCGTCGTCGCGACGGGCGAGTACACGCTCATCGAGTACGACTGCGCGGGCCCGTTCGTCCAGTGA
- a CDS encoding E3 ubiquitin ligase family protein produces MIEGTVGQFLISGFSAVFVVVGAYQLNRGRIERAKSHRIARTETTDIRNLQPGTAEVKGRVRPAEDATTLSSPISEEPALATRVEVEEWESSGQGGGSWETTHEQRNAVPLLVDDGTGTVRVELPADGELNVEKTRTEVGSGDEPPAEITRYLEHEAAVEEASRRSIGPLSIGERRRYSEGWIAPDEEIYVLGRAREERGGWGERAYVIDESTASGDFILSDKSEAELVREGKRGGLVTIGIGAIVTLVGLFGMLVPWL; encoded by the coding sequence ATGATCGAGGGCACTGTCGGTCAGTTCCTTATCAGCGGTTTCAGCGCGGTGTTCGTGGTGGTTGGCGCCTATCAGCTGAACCGCGGCCGAATCGAGCGAGCGAAAAGTCACCGCATCGCACGCACGGAGACCACCGACATTCGGAACCTGCAGCCCGGAACCGCGGAAGTGAAGGGCCGTGTGCGTCCGGCCGAGGACGCGACGACGCTCTCGTCGCCGATATCGGAGGAACCGGCCCTTGCAACCCGCGTCGAGGTCGAAGAGTGGGAGAGCAGTGGCCAGGGTGGTGGTAGCTGGGAAACCACGCACGAGCAACGGAACGCGGTCCCCTTGCTGGTTGACGACGGCACGGGAACCGTGCGGGTGGAACTCCCCGCCGACGGCGAACTGAACGTCGAGAAAACGCGGACGGAGGTGGGGAGCGGGGACGAACCGCCGGCCGAAATCACTCGCTACCTCGAGCACGAGGCGGCGGTCGAGGAGGCATCGCGCCGCTCCATCGGACCGCTGAGCATCGGCGAGCGTCGCCGATACTCGGAGGGGTGGATCGCGCCCGACGAGGAGATCTACGTGCTCGGGCGCGCTCGCGAGGAACGCGGCGGGTGGGGCGAGCGAGCGTACGTGATCGACGAGTCCACCGCCTCGGGTGACTTCATCCTCTCGGATAAGTCCGAGGCCGAACTCGTCCGTGAGGGCAAGCGTGGCGGCCTCGTGACCATCGGAATCGGGGCGATCGTCACGCTCGTCGGACTGTTCGGCATGCTGGTGCCGTGGCTGTGA
- a CDS encoding spermidine synthase: MAVSRLVSRPSDPDLAVFVSGVVSMGLEILAGRIVAPQFGSSIYTWGSIITVFLAALSLGYWRGGKRAGEASTRRLIWILLATAAYVGIVVYGSDQLLLSTAQLPLPAQYASVPAVVALFGPPTYLLGFVSPYAAELSVKEGTGEASGHVYALGTIGSIVGAGATTYLLVPALGIDAIGLFFGLLCIGTAVVLALAPTDLESLGASFAVAVLLVLAVSAGSVGLDHRGDVVYQTQTPHQELEIVDDGDVRTMYLDGARHSAMDLDDPDRHVFEYTRYFHLPMLYVDDPAEVENVLFIGGGGYTGPKDFVRKYDVTVDVVELDPEVTRAAKEYFAVEESENLTIHTGDGRRFLRETDTTYDVIVLDAYQKTQVPLHMTQLGFMELVADRLSEDGVFLANVIAAPSGSGSEFYRAQYETIDAAFATTDSFRTSPYDAVQNIEVVATKREMTITEPELRARNEARDLGIDLRSAVDSMLRPPETDDVPILTADHAPVDSLQAATVDQEYVIEETDDEGSNPPRPATGIGPAASTGPGSGQIDAIRPAPSFRIEPSRSGPHLVP, from the coding sequence ATGGCCGTCTCCCGGTTGGTCTCCCGGCCGAGCGATCCCGACCTGGCGGTCTTCGTCTCGGGCGTCGTCAGCATGGGCCTGGAGATCCTGGCCGGTCGGATCGTCGCCCCGCAGTTCGGCAGCAGCATCTACACCTGGGGCTCGATCATCACCGTCTTCCTGGCCGCGCTGAGTCTCGGCTACTGGCGCGGCGGCAAGCGCGCCGGCGAGGCGTCGACCCGGCGACTGATCTGGATCCTGCTCGCCACGGCGGCCTACGTCGGCATCGTCGTCTACGGCAGCGACCAGTTGCTCCTCTCGACGGCGCAACTCCCGCTGCCGGCCCAGTACGCCTCGGTGCCCGCCGTCGTCGCCCTCTTCGGCCCGCCGACGTACCTCCTCGGGTTCGTCAGCCCATACGCCGCCGAGCTCTCGGTGAAGGAGGGGACGGGCGAGGCCTCCGGACACGTCTACGCGCTCGGGACGATCGGCAGCATCGTCGGCGCGGGCGCGACGACGTACCTCCTCGTTCCGGCGCTCGGCATCGACGCGATCGGCCTGTTCTTCGGCCTCCTCTGTATCGGAACGGCGGTCGTCCTCGCGCTCGCGCCGACGGATCTCGAGTCGCTCGGCGCCAGCTTCGCCGTCGCGGTTCTGCTCGTCCTCGCCGTCAGCGCCGGGTCCGTCGGCCTCGACCACCGCGGCGACGTCGTCTACCAGACCCAGACGCCCCACCAGGAACTCGAGATCGTCGACGACGGCGACGTGCGGACGATGTACCTCGACGGCGCCCGCCACAGCGCGATGGATCTCGACGACCCCGATCGCCACGTCTTCGAGTACACCCGATACTTCCACCTCCCGATGCTGTACGTCGACGATCCCGCCGAGGTCGAGAACGTCCTCTTCATCGGGGGCGGCGGCTACACCGGCCCGAAGGACTTCGTCCGGAAGTACGACGTCACCGTCGACGTCGTCGAACTGGATCCCGAGGTGACGCGGGCGGCGAAGGAATACTTCGCCGTCGAGGAGAGCGAGAATCTGACGATCCACACCGGCGACGGCCGGCGGTTCCTCCGCGAGACGGACACCACGTACGACGTGATCGTCCTCGACGCCTACCAGAAGACCCAGGTCCCGCTGCACATGACCCAGCTCGGGTTCATGGAACTCGTCGCGGACCGCCTCTCCGAGGACGGCGTCTTCCTGGCGAACGTCATCGCCGCCCCGAGCGGCTCCGGCTCCGAGTTCTACCGCGCCCAGTACGAGACGATCGACGCGGCCTTCGCCACGACGGACAGCTTTCGCACCTCGCCGTACGACGCCGTCCAGAACATCGAGGTCGTCGCCACGAAGCGGGAGATGACGATCACCGAACCCGAACTGCGGGCGCGGAACGAGGCCCGCGACCTCGGGATCGACCTGCGAAGCGCCGTCGACTCGATGCTCCGCCCGCCGGAAACCGACGACGTCCCGATTCTGACGGCGGACCACGCCCCCGTCGACAGCCTCCAGGCCGCGACCGTCGATCAGGAGTACGTCATCGAGGAGACCGACGACGAGGGGTCGAATCCGCCGCGACCGGCCACGGGGATCGGACCGGCCGCCTCGACAGGCCCGGGGTCGGGACAGATCGACGCGATTCGTCCGGCGCCATCGTTCCGGATCGAGCCGAGTCGATCGGGACCCCACCTGGTTCCATAG
- a CDS encoding SelT/SelW/SelH family protein, producing the protein MTRVEITYCVPCGHLDRAQSLQERLLSTFGRELEAVSLVTGDSGVFTVHVDGDLVFDKADDEYDPDAIVETVRGRVSAAD; encoded by the coding sequence ATGACGAGGGTCGAGATCACCTACTGCGTCCCGTGCGGCCACCTCGATCGCGCACAGTCGCTGCAGGAACGGCTCCTGTCGACGTTCGGCCGGGAGCTCGAGGCCGTCTCGCTCGTGACTGGCGATTCCGGCGTCTTCACCGTCCACGTCGACGGCGACCTCGTCTTCGACAAGGCCGACGACGAGTACGACCCGGACGCGATCGTCGAGACCGTCCGAGGTCGCGTCTCGGCGGCCGACTGA
- a CDS encoding ABC transporter ATP-binding protein, which translates to MVRRPITRRRSKSRAADPAEPAAAPAVALDGVRQVYDAPTGRFRGESPEPVVALDDVSLSVAPGEVVGLTGPSGSGKSTVLHAIAGLLVPTEGSVYLLGTDIAARSNGERLALRRDHVGIVFQHFHLLPSLSARANVALPLVQLGVPRSARRDRAATLLSRVGLDDRADHRPGQLSGGERQRVAIARALATDPAVIVADEPTGELDSETGRRVLDLLTDVASDRAVLITSHDSATLAVSDRIVTLADGRVADRG; encoded by the coding sequence ATGGTACGGAGGCCGATCACCCGCCGACGGTCGAAGTCGCGTGCGGCCGATCCAGCCGAGCCAGCGGCGGCGCCGGCCGTGGCGCTCGACGGCGTCCGTCAGGTCTACGACGCCCCGACCGGACGGTTCCGGGGGGAGTCACCCGAGCCGGTCGTCGCGCTCGACGACGTCAGTCTGTCCGTCGCACCCGGCGAGGTGGTCGGGCTGACCGGGCCGAGCGGGAGCGGGAAGTCGACGGTGCTGCACGCGATCGCCGGGTTGCTCGTCCCGACCGAGGGATCGGTCTACCTCCTCGGAACCGACATCGCGGCGCGTTCGAACGGCGAGCGCCTCGCGCTCCGGCGCGATCACGTCGGCATCGTCTTCCAGCACTTTCACCTCCTGCCCTCGCTCAGCGCCCGGGCGAACGTCGCCCTCCCGCTCGTCCAGCTGGGCGTCCCGCGGTCGGCCCGTCGGGATCGAGCGGCGACGCTGCTCTCGCGCGTCGGGCTCGACGATCGGGCGGACCACCGACCGGGACAGCTCTCCGGCGGCGAACGCCAGCGCGTCGCGATCGCCCGCGCGCTCGCGACGGACCCGGCCGTGATCGTCGCCGACGAGCCCACCGGCGAACTCGACTCCGAGACGGGTCGGCGGGTCCTCGACCTGCTCACCGACGTCGCCTCCGATCGGGCGGTCCTCATCACCTCCCACGATTCGGCCACGCTCGCCGTCAGCGACCGTATCGTCACGCTAGCCGACGGCCGCGTCGCGGATCGCGGGTGA
- a CDS encoding FtsX-like permease family protein, with protein MTDHPRRDGVGGDDQPEASGSRRAGTDPSSQASPGFPTGVRRARLAGCCRLAAARVRGQLLGAAPGRSGAIVLAVAFTLALLLVVTGLALALTAGGPASAHDAAVEIEPEATQPFPSVDGIEERRLAGASAGADAIESRDGVAHASPVLVEPVGAVGSSAAGAGNGGEVAGSDVETRRILAVGVEPADVDGSVAGLPIRSLGSGAAPAESGIVLSEPAADRLDVDAGEAIYVRRGSQLVSLPVTAVEPGSSDGTASNRGAPVALVPLETLQRYSGAAEADLADRVLVWGDEAAALAASETAYPDASVAATGAHPTALFDGGLALATSAIALLVGVVVCGLFVATTAGIAVAEDRRNLAILLAVGFSRRSCLTIVAVATLVTVLCGALVGVGLGLGGIAALEWLTTAFVGRDGVVAAHPLFVPYAVAVATVAGALAIPYPLAIAARTDVLAEVTG; from the coding sequence GTGACCGATCACCCCCGACGCGACGGCGTCGGTGGCGACGATCAGCCGGAGGCGAGCGGCTCACGCCGCGCGGGAACCGACCCGTCGAGCCAAGCGTCGCCGGGGTTCCCGACGGGCGTTCGACGAGCCCGGCTGGCCGGTTGCTGTCGGCTCGCCGCCGCCAGGGTTCGCGGACAGCTGCTCGGCGCGGCACCGGGTCGGTCCGGGGCGATCGTTCTCGCCGTGGCGTTCACGCTGGCGCTCCTGCTCGTCGTGACCGGACTCGCGCTCGCGCTGACCGCGGGTGGTCCGGCGAGCGCCCACGACGCGGCCGTCGAGATCGAACCGGAGGCCACCCAGCCGTTCCCTTCGGTCGACGGCATCGAGGAGCGCCGACTCGCGGGTGCGAGTGCGGGTGCGGACGCGATCGAATCGCGCGACGGCGTCGCGCACGCGAGCCCGGTTCTCGTCGAACCCGTCGGCGCGGTCGGCTCGTCCGCAGCCGGGGCCGGCAACGGTGGCGAGGTGGCCGGGAGCGACGTCGAGACCCGACGCATCCTGGCCGTCGGCGTCGAGCCGGCCGACGTCGACGGCTCGGTCGCGGGGCTCCCGATTCGTTCGCTCGGGTCTGGTGCCGCGCCGGCCGAGTCGGGGATCGTCCTCTCGGAACCGGCGGCGGACCGACTCGACGTGGACGCCGGCGAGGCGATCTACGTGCGTCGCGGCAGCCAGCTCGTCTCCCTCCCCGTGACGGCCGTCGAGCCCGGGTCGTCCGACGGGACCGCCTCGAACCGGGGGGCGCCCGTCGCGCTGGTCCCGCTCGAGACGCTGCAACGATACTCGGGAGCCGCGGAAGCGGACCTGGCCGATCGCGTGCTCGTCTGGGGCGACGAGGCGGCGGCGCTGGCCGCGAGCGAGACCGCCTATCCGGACGCGAGCGTCGCCGCCACCGGCGCCCACCCGACGGCGCTGTTCGACGGCGGGCTTGCGCTCGCGACGAGCGCGATCGCCCTGCTCGTCGGCGTCGTCGTCTGCGGACTGTTCGTCGCGACCACCGCGGGGATCGCCGTCGCGGAGGATCGCCGGAACCTGGCGATCCTCCTCGCGGTCGGCTTCTCGCGGCGCAGCTGTCTGACGATCGTCGCCGTCGCGACGCTCGTGACGGTGCTCTGCGGTGCGCTCGTCGGGGTCGGCCTCGGTCTGGGCGGGATCGCCGCGCTCGAGTGGCTGACGACCGCGTTCGTGGGTCGGGACGGCGTCGTCGCCGCCCACCCGCTGTTCGTCCCGTACGCCGTCGCCGTGGCGACGGTGGCCGGCGCTCTCGCGATTCCGTACCCGCTCGCGATCGCCGCGCGCACCGACGTCCTCGCGGAGGTGACGGGATGA
- a CDS encoding ABC transporter permease — translation MTRRGTRLVAILGLAAAQLRQRPGRTALAVLAVALAVLSVTLFVSLGVGVVSVGQESVADTNRDVWISSTAVGGEGIENSIVDSHRVAADVTRHDDVAVAAPVGVYTAYVGASEDELQPITSVGLPRTHGGFEFEEGSGFDVDEAAVESSIDPSPSIVEPTALDGARSDPTGVVLDPSLAAELSVGAGDTIYVGPGPDGAGARAVSVVGTADRYSEFVGQPTMVMRLHELQGLVGARGADRAAFVTADLEPGADPEAVSDDLGADYPAYDVRTGEEQFRSMLADRSLVIVSAAALVGLAIVGGIGLTVNCFVLVAYQQRTELAALRAIGLARPVLAGLVGMQGLLIGLLGGAVALVATGPLVGRLNEFVASLVGFDGLLQTPPTVYAAGALVAVGVGGATALVAGFSASRYASVDRLESGG, via the coding sequence GTGACGCGCCGGGGTACGCGGCTCGTCGCCATCCTCGGCCTGGCAGCGGCCCAGCTCCGGCAGCGCCCGGGCCGGACCGCACTCGCCGTCCTGGCGGTCGCGCTGGCCGTCCTCTCGGTGACGCTGTTCGTCAGCCTCGGCGTCGGCGTCGTCTCGGTGGGGCAGGAGTCGGTCGCCGACACGAACCGGGACGTCTGGATCAGCTCCACCGCGGTCGGGGGCGAGGGCATCGAGAACTCGATCGTCGACTCCCACCGCGTCGCGGCCGACGTCACGCGACACGACGACGTCGCGGTGGCCGCGCCGGTGGGCGTGTACACGGCCTACGTCGGCGCCAGCGAGGACGAGTTACAGCCGATCACGTCGGTCGGGCTCCCCCGGACCCACGGCGGGTTCGAGTTCGAGGAGGGGTCCGGGTTCGACGTCGACGAAGCGGCCGTCGAATCGTCGATCGATCCGAGTCCGTCGATCGTCGAGCCGACCGCACTCGACGGGGCGCGCAGCGATCCGACGGGCGTCGTCCTCGATCCGTCCCTCGCCGCGGAACTCAGTGTCGGGGCCGGCGACACGATCTACGTCGGGCCCGGTCCGGACGGAGCGGGCGCCCGCGCGGTATCGGTCGTCGGCACGGCCGATCGCTACTCGGAGTTCGTCGGGCAGCCGACGATGGTGATGCGACTGCACGAACTCCAGGGCCTCGTCGGCGCCCGGGGAGCCGACCGGGCGGCGTTCGTCACCGCCGACCTCGAACCCGGCGCGGATCCCGAAGCCGTCAGCGACGATCTCGGGGCCGACTACCCCGCCTACGACGTGAGGACGGGCGAGGAGCAGTTTCGCTCGATGCTCGCCGACCGGTCGCTCGTGATCGTCAGCGCGGCCGCGCTGGTCGGCCTGGCCATCGTCGGCGGGATCGGCCTGACGGTCAACTGCTTCGTCCTCGTCGCCTACCAGCAACGAACCGAACTCGCGGCGTTGCGGGCGATCGGCCTCGCTCGCCCGGTCCTCGCCGGACTCGTCGGGATGCAGGGCCTGCTCATCGGCCTCCTCGGCGGCGCCGTCGCGCTCGTGGCGACCGGGCCGCTCGTCGGCCGGTTGAACGAGTTCGTCGCCTCGCTCGTCGGGTTCGACGGCTTGCTCCAGACGCCGCCGACCGTCTACGCGGCCGGCGCCCTCGTCGCCGTCGGCGTCGGCGGCGCGACGGCCCTCGTCGCGGGCTTCAGCGCGAGTCGCTACGCGAGCGTCGACCGGCTCGAGTCCGGCGGCTGA
- a CDS encoding alanyl-tRNA editing protein, which yields MTELRYLPDADDVTTFTATVTEATDEYVVLDGTYFYPEGGGQPADRGRLEWDGGGATVTNVRKDHGDVRHELDGIEGPAPEDGDEIRGEVDAERRERLKRMHTAQHVVSRVVLDEYGASTAGNQIHPDRSRIDFEPADFDDADLADIERRANEAIQRDLAVTKENRARDAVEREVDEGRSLLSLIPDHVDPLRVVAIEDWDMCPCGGTHVDRLGEIGRIELTDRTSKGENVDRIEFVLHDE from the coding sequence ATGACCGAACTCCGATACCTCCCCGACGCCGACGACGTGACGACGTTCACGGCGACCGTGACCGAGGCGACCGACGAGTACGTCGTCCTCGACGGCACCTACTTCTACCCCGAGGGCGGCGGCCAGCCCGCCGACCGCGGCCGGCTCGAGTGGGACGGCGGCGGCGCAACGGTGACGAACGTCCGGAAGGATCACGGCGACGTCCGCCACGAACTCGACGGCATCGAGGGGCCCGCGCCCGAGGACGGGGACGAAATCCGGGGCGAGGTCGACGCGGAGCGTCGCGAGCGCCTGAAGCGGATGCACACGGCCCAGCACGTCGTCTCGCGGGTCGTCCTCGACGAGTACGGCGCCTCGACCGCGGGCAACCAGATCCACCCCGACCGCTCGCGCATCGACTTCGAGCCCGCCGACTTCGACGACGCGGATCTCGCGGACATCGAGCGCCGCGCGAACGAGGCGATCCAGCGCGACCTCGCCGTCACGAAGGAGAACCGGGCCCGCGACGCCGTCGAGCGCGAGGTCGACGAGGGCCGGTCGCTGCTCTCGCTCATCCCGGATCACGTCGATCCGCTCCGGGTGGTCGCGATCGAGGACTGGGACATGTGTCCCTGCGGCGGCACCCACGTCGACCGCCTGGGCGAGATCGGCCGGATCGAACTCACGGATCGCACCTCGAAGGGCGAGAACGTCGACCGCATCGAGTTCGTGCTCCACGACGAGTAA
- a CDS encoding HalOD1 output domain-containing protein, protein MDTSSSSRRVDSVDSPPSYRIARTVAEREETDPESLDPPLFGVIDPEALDALVESADDSMRLTFSYLGYTITVDGTGDVELDS, encoded by the coding sequence ATGGATACGTCCTCCTCGAGTCGACGAGTCGACTCGGTCGACTCGCCACCGAGTTATCGGATCGCCCGCACGGTGGCGGAGCGAGAAGAGACCGATCCGGAGTCGCTCGACCCGCCGCTGTTCGGCGTGATCGATCCGGAGGCGCTGGACGCGCTCGTCGAGAGCGCCGACGACTCGATGCGACTGACGTTCTCGTACCTCGGCTATACGATCACCGTCGACGGCACCGGCGACGTCGAACTCGATTCCTGA
- the proS gene encoding proline--tRNA ligase: protein MSGDEQDLGITESKSHKPGEWYAEVVQKAGLADYAPMGGFIVTKPRGYAIWENLQDAMDGWFKETGVENAYFPLFIPESFLEREKDIVEGFDPEVAWVTHGGHEELEERLAVRPTSESIIAPFMADWIRSHRDLPLRLNQWASVVRWEATETKPFFRTKEFLWQEGHTAHATEGEAWEEVWLRLDQYARALEEVLAVPVLRGRKPDHDKFPGAKTTTTIEALMPDGKSVQSGTSHHLGQHFGEAFDITFADEDEDEQTAHTTSWGLSWRALGAMIMTHSDDQGLVLPPTIAPTQVVVVPIWQADTKDDVLAYAEGIAEDLEAAGVRVDLDDRDERNPGFKFNEHELNGIPLRLEIGPNEVEDEEVTLVHRPDSEQTVADRDGIADAVDAHLDAIFEKLYDAAAENLEENVREADSPEEILGTIGRHGGYVKTPWCGDEACETVIKEEIAAEIVMQPVENQGGASAGDPVRPDADATCGVCDEPADEIAYFAKTY from the coding sequence ATGAGTGGTGACGAGCAGGACCTCGGGATCACCGAGTCCAAATCGCACAAGCCCGGCGAGTGGTACGCGGAGGTCGTCCAGAAGGCGGGACTGGCCGACTACGCGCCGATGGGCGGCTTCATCGTGACGAAGCCCCGCGGCTACGCCATCTGGGAGAACCTCCAGGACGCGATGGACGGCTGGTTCAAGGAGACGGGCGTCGAGAACGCCTACTTCCCGCTGTTCATTCCGGAGAGCTTCCTCGAACGCGAGAAGGACATCGTCGAGGGCTTCGACCCCGAGGTCGCGTGGGTCACCCACGGCGGCCACGAGGAACTCGAGGAGCGACTGGCGGTGCGTCCGACCAGCGAGTCGATCATCGCACCCTTCATGGCCGACTGGATCCGCAGCCATCGCGACCTCCCGCTGCGGCTCAACCAGTGGGCGTCGGTCGTCCGGTGGGAGGCAACCGAGACCAAGCCGTTCTTCCGCACGAAGGAGTTCCTCTGGCAGGAGGGCCACACCGCCCACGCGACCGAGGGCGAGGCCTGGGAGGAGGTCTGGCTGCGACTCGACCAGTACGCCCGCGCGCTCGAGGAGGTCCTCGCGGTCCCCGTCCTCCGCGGGCGCAAACCCGACCACGACAAGTTCCCCGGCGCGAAGACGACGACCACGATCGAGGCGCTGATGCCCGACGGCAAGTCCGTCCAGAGCGGCACCAGTCACCACCTCGGCCAACACTTCGGCGAGGCGTTCGACATCACCTTCGCCGACGAGGACGAGGACGAGCAGACGGCCCACACCACCTCGTGGGGCCTGTCCTGGCGCGCGCTCGGCGCGATGATCATGACCCACTCCGACGACCAGGGGCTCGTCCTCCCGCCGACGATCGCCCCCACGCAGGTCGTCGTCGTCCCCATCTGGCAGGCCGACACGAAGGACGACGTGCTCGCGTACGCCGAGGGCATCGCCGAGGACCTCGAGGCCGCCGGCGTTCGCGTCGACCTCGACGACCGCGACGAGCGCAATCCCGGCTTCAAGTTCAACGAACACGAGCTCAACGGGATCCCCCTCCGGCTGGAGATCGGCCCGAACGAGGTCGAGGACGAGGAGGTCACCCTCGTTCACCGGCCCGACAGCGAGCAGACAGTGGCCGACCGCGACGGAATCGCCGACGCCGTCGACGCCCACCTCGACGCGATCTTCGAGAAGCTCTACGACGCGGCCGCCGAGAACCTCGAGGAGAACGTCCGCGAGGCCGATTCGCCCGAGGAGATTCTGGGGACGATCGGTCGCCACGGCGGCTACGTGAAGACGCCGTGGTGCGGCGACGAGGCCTGCGAGACGGTCATCAAGGAGGAGATCGCCGCCGAGATCGTCATGCAGCCCGTGGAGAACCAGGGCGGCGCCTCCGCCGGCGACCCGGTCCGCCCCGACGCGGACGCCACCTGCGGCGTCTGCGACGAACCGGCCGACGAGATCGCCTACTTCGCGAAGACGTACTGA
- a CDS encoding antitoxin VapB family protein yields MGTKTITVTEEAYESLEAHKRDDESFTEAILRITGSERDVMKGFGSWEGADLRGAVEGHRTEFDADLEERVDELS; encoded by the coding sequence ATGGGTACGAAGACGATCACCGTCACCGAGGAGGCCTACGAGAGCCTCGAGGCCCACAAACGCGACGACGAGAGTTTCACCGAGGCGATCCTCCGAATCACGGGCTCGGAGCGCGACGTGATGAAAGGGTTCGGATCCTGGGAGGGAGCCGACCTCCGCGGAGCGGTCGAAGGACACCGGACGGAATTCGACGCCGACCTCGAGGAGCGGGTCGATGAACTGTCTTGA